CATTATCGCGCGGTATATCCCAAAAACCGAGAAGGTGCTTTTCATTGAGCCAGGAGCCGGCATAGGCAATGTGGCGCGGCTTATGGCCCGCCGCTACCGTTGGAAGGAAGTGCAGGCAATAGACATTAGTGTGCTCCTATGTTTCTGGGCCAAAGCGTATGCCTTAGCATTCCGTTCCCCCCTTAAGGTTTTCCGCGGTAATATTTTTAACCAAAACTATCCCAAGGGGTCTCTGGTGTATTGCTACCTTACCAGCCCCATCTTGGAAAGGCTCCACAAGGAGAAAAAATTGGAAGGGACCCTGGTTGTCACCCTTACCTTTGCCATACCTGGCGTGCAGGCAACGGAAGAATGCAGCCTCACCAATTGGCAGGGCCAGGTGTACGTATATGATTTCCGCTAGAGCTTAGAGGTTTCCGCCAC
The Verrucomicrobiia bacterium genome window above contains:
- a CDS encoding class I SAM-dependent methyltransferase codes for the protein MEWLLILVAVLAVALYVWHCVDVFLSSRPGRVLYVSSSVGQVAPVLDDIIARYIPKTEKVLFIEPGAGIGNVARLMARRYRWKEVQAIDISVLLCFWAKAYALAFRSPLKVFRGNIFNQNYPKGSLVYCYLTSPILERLHKEKKLEGTLVVTLTFAIPGVQATEECSLTNWQGQVYVYDFR